From a region of the Calonectris borealis chromosome 2, bCalBor7.hap1.2, whole genome shotgun sequence genome:
- the EEF1D gene encoding elongation factor 1-delta isoform X3, whose protein sequence is MAVDYFLHEKIWFEKYKYDDAERRFYEQMNGPVSSSSHQQSASTTSSAPAGDQNELLSRISHLEVENQNLRSVVADLQMAIFKLESRLNALEKSSTSHQPSPVPPTQKVEPFSVPSKKVELPSASPAKKVEPAAAEEDDDDDIDLFGSDDEEEDQEAAKVREERLRQYAEKKAKKPGLIAKSSILLDVKPWDDETDMAKMEECVRSIHMDGLVWGASKLVPVGYGIKKLQIQCVVEDDKVGTDILEEEITKFEDYVQSVDIAAFNKI, encoded by the exons atggCAGTCGACTACTTTTTGCATGAGAAGATCTGGTTTGAGAAATACAAGTACGATGATGCTGAGAGAAGATTCTATGAGCAGATGAACGGGCCAGTTAGCAGCTCTTCACACCAGCAG AGTGCAAGCACAACCTCTTCTGCGCCTGCTGGTGACCAAAATGAACTCCTTTCCAGAATTTCTCACCTGGAGGTAGAAAATCAAAACCTTCGCAGTG TTGTTGCAGACCTTCAGATGGCCATCTTCAAGTTGGAAAGTCGCCTGAATGCTCTGGAAAAGTCATCTACCTCCCACCAGCCCTCACCAGTTCCTCCAACCCAG AAAGTGGAACCGTTCAGTGTTCCCTCCAAGAAAGTGGAGCTCCCATCTGCTTCACCGGCAAAGAAAGTTGAACcggctgctgcagaggaagatgaCGATGATGACATTGACCTTTTTGGTAGtgatgatgaagaggaagacCAAGAGGCTGCCAAAGTCCGGGAGGAGAGACTGCGTCAGTACGCAGAGAAGAAGGCCAAGAAACCGGGTCTTATTGCCAAGTCTTCTATCCTTCTGGATGTGAAGCCA TGGGATGATGAGACTGACATGGCGAAGATGGAGGAGTGCGTCCGGTCCATCCACATGGATGGGCTGGTGTGGGGAGCCTCCAAGCTGGTCCCGGTAGGCTATGGCATTAAGAAGCTCCAAATCCAGTGCGTAGTGGAGGATGACAAAGTTGGGACAGACATCCTGGAGGAGGAGATCACCAAGTTTGAAGACTAC GTGCAGAGCGTTGACATTGCTGCTTTCAACAAGATCTAG
- the EEF1D gene encoding elongation factor 1-delta isoform X1, whose protein sequence is MAVDYFLHEKIWFEKYKYDDAERRFYEQMNGPVSSSSHQQENGASTILRDIARARENIQKSLAGQKTVPRSKEAPARHKRQSGRSTSASTTSSAPAGDQNELLSRISHLEVENQNLRSVVADLQMAIFKLESRLNALEKSSTSHQPSPVPPTQKVEPFSVPSKKVELPSASPAKKVEPAAAEEDDDDDIDLFGSDDEEEDQEAAKVREERLRQYAEKKAKKPGLIAKSSILLDVKPWDDETDMAKMEECVRSIHMDGLVWGASKLVPVGYGIKKLQIQCVVEDDKVGTDILEEEITKFEDYVQSVDIAAFNKI, encoded by the exons atggCAGTCGACTACTTTTTGCATGAGAAGATCTGGTTTGAGAAATACAAGTACGATGATGCTGAGAGAAGATTCTATGAGCAGATGAACGGGCCAGTTAGCAGCTCTTCACACCAGCAG GAGAACGGAGCCAGCACGATCCTACGCGACATTGCCAGAGCCAGGGAGAATATCCAGAAATCGCTGGCCGGA CAGAAGACAGTTCCTCGTAGCAAAGAAGCTCCTGCCCGTCACAAGAGGCAGTCAGGCCGCTCAACT AGTGCAAGCACAACCTCTTCTGCGCCTGCTGGTGACCAAAATGAACTCCTTTCCAGAATTTCTCACCTGGAGGTAGAAAATCAAAACCTTCGCAGTG TTGTTGCAGACCTTCAGATGGCCATCTTCAAGTTGGAAAGTCGCCTGAATGCTCTGGAAAAGTCATCTACCTCCCACCAGCCCTCACCAGTTCCTCCAACCCAG AAAGTGGAACCGTTCAGTGTTCCCTCCAAGAAAGTGGAGCTCCCATCTGCTTCACCGGCAAAGAAAGTTGAACcggctgctgcagaggaagatgaCGATGATGACATTGACCTTTTTGGTAGtgatgatgaagaggaagacCAAGAGGCTGCCAAAGTCCGGGAGGAGAGACTGCGTCAGTACGCAGAGAAGAAGGCCAAGAAACCGGGTCTTATTGCCAAGTCTTCTATCCTTCTGGATGTGAAGCCA TGGGATGATGAGACTGACATGGCGAAGATGGAGGAGTGCGTCCGGTCCATCCACATGGATGGGCTGGTGTGGGGAGCCTCCAAGCTGGTCCCGGTAGGCTATGGCATTAAGAAGCTCCAAATCCAGTGCGTAGTGGAGGATGACAAAGTTGGGACAGACATCCTGGAGGAGGAGATCACCAAGTTTGAAGACTAC GTGCAGAGCGTTGACATTGCTGCTTTCAACAAGATCTAG
- the EEF1D gene encoding elongation factor 1-delta isoform X2, with protein MAVDYFLHEKIWFEKYKYDDAERRFYEQMNGPVSSSSHQQENGASTILRDIARARENIQKSLAGSASTTSSAPAGDQNELLSRISHLEVENQNLRSVVADLQMAIFKLESRLNALEKSSTSHQPSPVPPTQKVEPFSVPSKKVELPSASPAKKVEPAAAEEDDDDDIDLFGSDDEEEDQEAAKVREERLRQYAEKKAKKPGLIAKSSILLDVKPWDDETDMAKMEECVRSIHMDGLVWGASKLVPVGYGIKKLQIQCVVEDDKVGTDILEEEITKFEDYVQSVDIAAFNKI; from the exons atggCAGTCGACTACTTTTTGCATGAGAAGATCTGGTTTGAGAAATACAAGTACGATGATGCTGAGAGAAGATTCTATGAGCAGATGAACGGGCCAGTTAGCAGCTCTTCACACCAGCAG GAGAACGGAGCCAGCACGATCCTACGCGACATTGCCAGAGCCAGGGAGAATATCCAGAAATCGCTGGCCGGA AGTGCAAGCACAACCTCTTCTGCGCCTGCTGGTGACCAAAATGAACTCCTTTCCAGAATTTCTCACCTGGAGGTAGAAAATCAAAACCTTCGCAGTG TTGTTGCAGACCTTCAGATGGCCATCTTCAAGTTGGAAAGTCGCCTGAATGCTCTGGAAAAGTCATCTACCTCCCACCAGCCCTCACCAGTTCCTCCAACCCAG AAAGTGGAACCGTTCAGTGTTCCCTCCAAGAAAGTGGAGCTCCCATCTGCTTCACCGGCAAAGAAAGTTGAACcggctgctgcagaggaagatgaCGATGATGACATTGACCTTTTTGGTAGtgatgatgaagaggaagacCAAGAGGCTGCCAAAGTCCGGGAGGAGAGACTGCGTCAGTACGCAGAGAAGAAGGCCAAGAAACCGGGTCTTATTGCCAAGTCTTCTATCCTTCTGGATGTGAAGCCA TGGGATGATGAGACTGACATGGCGAAGATGGAGGAGTGCGTCCGGTCCATCCACATGGATGGGCTGGTGTGGGGAGCCTCCAAGCTGGTCCCGGTAGGCTATGGCATTAAGAAGCTCCAAATCCAGTGCGTAGTGGAGGATGACAAAGTTGGGACAGACATCCTGGAGGAGGAGATCACCAAGTTTGAAGACTAC GTGCAGAGCGTTGACATTGCTGCTTTCAACAAGATCTAG
- the NAPRT gene encoding nicotinate phosphoribosyltransferase isoform X1, giving the protein MAPLTDLYQLTMAYGHWRAGRHRLPASAELFFRRGPFRGAFALGAGLAEGLRCLRAFRFSAADVAYLRSVLPSTTEDTFFDYLATLDASEVTVSAVPEGSVVFARVPFLQVKGPLLVVQLLETTLLCLVNYASLVATNAARFRLLAGPDMKLMEIGLRRAQGPDGALSASKYSYIGGFDYTSNVLAGKLYGIPVCGTIAHSFIMSFTSLEEVQLRELLPLAGGEPVDLPSLAELWLGRVCELLQTAPEKVNRGELAAFVSYAITFPRNFQGLLDTYCVRRSGLPNFCAVALALHQLGYRAIGVRLDSGDLAQQSKEIRRVLRACGAHFQVPWFETIPIAVSNDISEQSLEEFSREGSEIDMIGIGTNLVTCPLQPSLGCVYKLVEVNGSPCLKLTEDEEKMTMPGTKMIYRLYDSACHPFMDLMALEEEPSPSAGQELVVRVLGRLGEASKVVPTTVEPLHRMYFRDGQVCEPLPSLLEVRSHAQASLSLLNPAHRRLHEPQPYPVRPPLAGHHQYAPGNPAWPRWPGQSQRGSPAELRR; this is encoded by the exons aTGGCGCCGCTGACCGATCTCTACCAGCTCACCATGGCCTACGGGCACTGGCGGGCCGGCCGGCACCGCCTCCCCGCCTCCGCCGAGCTCTTCTTCCGCCGCGGGCCCTTCCGCGGCGCCTTCGCGCTGGGCGCCGGCCTGGCCGAGGGGCTCCGCTGCCTCCGCGCCTTCCGCTTTTCCGCCGCgg ATGTCGCCTACCTGCGCTCTGTCCTGCCCAGCACCACGGAGGACACCTTCTTCGATTACCTGGCCACCCTGGACGCCTCGGAGGTGACCGTCTCTGCCGTGCCAGAGGGCTCCGTCGTCTTCGCCAGG GTCCCGTTCCTGCAGGTGAAGGGGccactgctggtggtgcagctgctggagaccaCGTTGCTGTGTCTGGTCAACTACGCCAG cctggtAGCCACGAACGCCGCTCGCTTCCGACTCCTTGCTGGCCCAGACATGAAGCTGATGGAGATCGGGCTCCGTCGCGCTCAGGGGCCGGACGGTGCCCTTTCGGCCTCCAAGTACTCCTACATTGGGG GTTTCGACTACACCAGTAACGTCCTGGCGGGGAAGCTCTACGGCATCCCGGTGTGCGGCACCATCGCCCACTCCTTCATCATGTCCTTCACCTCGCTGGAGGAGGTGCAGCTCCGG gagctgctgccgctGGCAGGAGGAGAGCCAGTGGATCTCCCATCCCTGGCCGAGTTGTGGCTGGGGCGGGTGTGCGAGCTGCTGCAGACCGCCCCTGAGAAGGTGAACCGGGGCGAACTGGCCGCCTTCGTGTCCTACGCCATCACCTTCCCGCGGAACTTCCAGGGGCTGCTGGACACGTACTGCGTCAGGAG GAGCGGCTTGCCGAACTTCTGTGCCGTGGCGCTGGCCCTGCACCAGCTGGGGTACCGGGCCATCGGGGTGCGCCTGGACAGCGGTGACCTGGCCCAGCAGTCCAAGGAGATCCGCCGAGTGCTCCGAGCCTGCGGTGCTCA CTTCCAGGTGCCCTGGTTTGAGACCATCCCCATCGCCGTCAGCAACGACATCAGCGAGCAGAGCCTGGAGGAGTTCAGCCGGGAG GGGAGCGAGATCGACATGATCGGCATCGGGACGAACCTGGTGACATGTCCCCTGCAGCCGTCGCTGGGCTGTGTTTACAAG CTGGTGGAGGTCAATGGCTCCCCATGCCTGAAACTCACAGAAGATGAGGAGAAGATGACGATGCCAGGGACTAAGATGATTTATCGGCTCTATGACTCTGCCT GTCACCCCTTCATGGACCTcatggccctggaggaggagCCCTCTCCCAGCGCGGGGCAGGAGCTGGTGGTTCGTGTCCTGGGGCGGCTCGGCGAGGCCAGCAAGGTCGTTCCCACCACCGTGGAGCCCCTCCATCGCATGTACTTCAGAGATGGCCAG GTGTGTGAGCCACTGCCCAGCCTGCTGGAGGTGAGGAGCCACGCGCAGGCGTCCCTCAGCCTGCTCAACCCCGCTCACCGACGGCTCCATGAGCCGCAGCCGTACCCGGTACGTCCACCTCTTGCCGGGCACCATCAGTACGCACCCGGGAACCCTGCCTGGCCCCGGTGGCCTGGGCAAAGCCAGCGCGGCTCCCCTGCGGAGCTGCGGCGGTAG
- the NAPRT gene encoding nicotinate phosphoribosyltransferase isoform X2, translating to MAPLTDLYQLTMAYGHWRAGRHRLPASAELFFRRGPFRGAFALGAGLAEGLRCLRAFRFSAADVAYLRSVLPSTTEDTFFDYLATLDASEVTVSAVPEGSVVFARVPFLQVKGPLLVVQLLETTLLCLVNYASLVATNAARFRLLAGPDMKLMEIGLRRAQGPDGALSASKYSYIGGFDYTSNVLAGKLYGIPVCGTIAHSFIMSFTSLEEVQLRELLPLAGGEPVDLPSLAELWLGRVCELLQTAPEKVNRGELAAFVSYAITFPRNFQGLLDTYCVRRSGLPNFCAVALALHQLGYRAIGVRLDSGDLAQQSKEIRRVLRACGAHFQVPWFETIPIAVSNDISEQSLEEFSREGSEIDMIGIGTNLVTCPLQPSLGCVYKLVEVNGSPCLKLTEDEEKMTMPGTKMIYRLYDSACHPFMDLMALEEEPSPSAGQELVVRVLGRLGEASKVVPTTVEPLHRMYFRDGQVCEPLPSLLEVRSHAQASLSLLNPAHRRLHEPQPYPVAVTERLHRLLAELRQASQ from the exons aTGGCGCCGCTGACCGATCTCTACCAGCTCACCATGGCCTACGGGCACTGGCGGGCCGGCCGGCACCGCCTCCCCGCCTCCGCCGAGCTCTTCTTCCGCCGCGGGCCCTTCCGCGGCGCCTTCGCGCTGGGCGCCGGCCTGGCCGAGGGGCTCCGCTGCCTCCGCGCCTTCCGCTTTTCCGCCGCgg ATGTCGCCTACCTGCGCTCTGTCCTGCCCAGCACCACGGAGGACACCTTCTTCGATTACCTGGCCACCCTGGACGCCTCGGAGGTGACCGTCTCTGCCGTGCCAGAGGGCTCCGTCGTCTTCGCCAGG GTCCCGTTCCTGCAGGTGAAGGGGccactgctggtggtgcagctgctggagaccaCGTTGCTGTGTCTGGTCAACTACGCCAG cctggtAGCCACGAACGCCGCTCGCTTCCGACTCCTTGCTGGCCCAGACATGAAGCTGATGGAGATCGGGCTCCGTCGCGCTCAGGGGCCGGACGGTGCCCTTTCGGCCTCCAAGTACTCCTACATTGGGG GTTTCGACTACACCAGTAACGTCCTGGCGGGGAAGCTCTACGGCATCCCGGTGTGCGGCACCATCGCCCACTCCTTCATCATGTCCTTCACCTCGCTGGAGGAGGTGCAGCTCCGG gagctgctgccgctGGCAGGAGGAGAGCCAGTGGATCTCCCATCCCTGGCCGAGTTGTGGCTGGGGCGGGTGTGCGAGCTGCTGCAGACCGCCCCTGAGAAGGTGAACCGGGGCGAACTGGCCGCCTTCGTGTCCTACGCCATCACCTTCCCGCGGAACTTCCAGGGGCTGCTGGACACGTACTGCGTCAGGAG GAGCGGCTTGCCGAACTTCTGTGCCGTGGCGCTGGCCCTGCACCAGCTGGGGTACCGGGCCATCGGGGTGCGCCTGGACAGCGGTGACCTGGCCCAGCAGTCCAAGGAGATCCGCCGAGTGCTCCGAGCCTGCGGTGCTCA CTTCCAGGTGCCCTGGTTTGAGACCATCCCCATCGCCGTCAGCAACGACATCAGCGAGCAGAGCCTGGAGGAGTTCAGCCGGGAG GGGAGCGAGATCGACATGATCGGCATCGGGACGAACCTGGTGACATGTCCCCTGCAGCCGTCGCTGGGCTGTGTTTACAAG CTGGTGGAGGTCAATGGCTCCCCATGCCTGAAACTCACAGAAGATGAGGAGAAGATGACGATGCCAGGGACTAAGATGATTTATCGGCTCTATGACTCTGCCT GTCACCCCTTCATGGACCTcatggccctggaggaggagCCCTCTCCCAGCGCGGGGCAGGAGCTGGTGGTTCGTGTCCTGGGGCGGCTCGGCGAGGCCAGCAAGGTCGTTCCCACCACCGTGGAGCCCCTCCATCGCATGTACTTCAGAGATGGCCAG GTGTGTGAGCCACTGCCCAGCCTGCTGGAGGTGAGGAGCCACGCGCAGGCGTCCCTCAGCCTGCTCAACCCCGCTCACCGACGGCTCCATGAGCCGCAGCCGTACCCG GTGGCCGTGACGGAGAGGCTGCACCGCCTCCTCGCCGAGCTGCGGCAGGCCAGCCAGTGA